One window of Dehalobacterium formicoaceticum genomic DNA carries:
- a CDS encoding polysaccharide deacetylase family protein: MIVIDMRGKRKYKWLAGTILLVMMAGVVLAPAQLTGRNYLVSMVSKTIRLLPIYSVDVPDKRIAISFDATWGIENTEKLLTIMEEHKIKTTFFLVNIWLEKYPDVARTIASKGHEIGMHSATHPHFTQLSEAQMEKELQDNFQMIYDATEQKPVLFRPPYGDYNNNVIRTVDRLGFKAIQWSVDSLDWKDLSANEIQNRILTKIKPGDIILFHNAGKYTPDALDPMLTALEKDGYQVVPISELLLTGDTYIDYAGIQRKNKKVCLLREFCASFFPQNYGTSSKIML, from the coding sequence ATGATTGTAATCGATATGAGGGGAAAACGTAAATATAAATGGCTGGCAGGGACAATATTACTGGTGATGATGGCGGGCGTTGTTTTGGCGCCAGCACAATTAACGGGCAGGAATTATCTGGTAAGTATGGTTTCAAAAACTATTCGTTTATTGCCGATTTATAGTGTAGATGTGCCGGACAAAAGGATTGCCATAAGTTTTGATGCCACCTGGGGAATTGAGAATACGGAAAAACTATTGACGATCATGGAAGAGCACAAGATCAAGACCACCTTCTTTTTGGTAAATATTTGGCTGGAAAAATATCCTGATGTAGCACGCACAATTGCTTCTAAGGGTCATGAAATCGGGATGCACTCCGCTACCCATCCCCATTTTACTCAGCTTTCAGAAGCGCAGATGGAAAAAGAACTACAAGATAACTTTCAAATGATTTATGATGCCACAGAACAAAAGCCGGTACTTTTTCGGCCGCCCTATGGAGACTATAATAACAATGTGATCCGCACCGTAGATCGATTGGGTTTTAAGGCGATCCAATGGAGTGTGGATTCCTTGGACTGGAAGGATTTGTCCGCTAATGAAATTCAAAATCGAATTTTAACCAAAATCAAGCCGGGGGATATTATTTTATTTCATAATGCAGGAAAATACACGCCGGATGCATTAGATCCTATGTTAACAGCCTTGGAGAAGGATGGCTATCAGGTGGTTCCCATCTCGGAATTGCTGCTGACAGGGGATACCTATATTGATTATGCCGGGATACAAAGAAAAAATAAAAAAGTTTGCTTGCTCAGGGAATTTTGTGCAAGCTTTTTTCCTCAAAATTATGGTACAAGCTCAAAGATCATGCTTTAA
- a CDS encoding initiation control protein YabA yields the protein MELSQALREMEEKVQKFIEEIRTIQRHVHHLEEQNEFLRAQLYAKKDQGAGFENLIRLYEEGYHVCPAHFARARTEDCLFCVSFLNKENQSSGEI from the coding sequence GTGGAGTTATCTCAAGCTCTTCGGGAAATGGAAGAAAAGGTACAAAAATTTATTGAGGAAATTCGAACCATACAGCGGCACGTTCATCATTTGGAAGAGCAGAATGAATTTTTGCGCGCCCAGCTCTATGCCAAAAAAGATCAAGGGGCAGGCTTTGAAAATCTGATTCGTTTATATGAGGAAGGATATCACGTTTGCCCTGCCCATTTTGCGCGGGCACGTACCGAGGATTGTCTTTTTTGCGTTAGTTTTTTAAATAAAGAAAACCAGTCTTCTGGAGAGATATAG
- a CDS encoding aminotransferase class I/II-fold pyridoxal phosphate-dependent enzyme has product MKQVKKISQRTAPLLEELIKYQCKKFHPFHVPGHKGGRGLLPQWQAYLGQGVFSLDLTEIEGLDDLHHPTGPIESAQNLAASLMGAQKAYFLVNGVTAGIHAAIMALCRPGDTIIIPRHAHRSVYEGVMLAGAKPVYLQPEMDENWGMPLGVTPEQAAEAIRTYPQGKALVMVHPTYQGLISDINGIGSIAKEAGIPLIADEAHGAHFKFSPSFPPAALECGAAIAVQGWHKTMGSFTQSGLLLLQDQNLPLKNYLSLLQSTSPSYLLMASLDAQRKQWAEKGSQMAEQILDLSRWFRRKVAQLKGMECLDEESLNTSCCTSFDSSKILLNSADLGLNGYQLAEELRNTYRIQPEMASLKGVLLIVTIGDGKEEIEYLWGALQDLAARFPIRKRKRTSSNFRYQMGKMVLLPGEAMHAPKMRIPLWEAAGYISGEFICPYPPGIPLVVPGEIITREVLDQIDQIKSWGGHIQGPGDASGKILAVLKE; this is encoded by the coding sequence ATGAAGCAAGTAAAGAAAATTAGCCAAAGGACAGCTCCTCTTTTGGAGGAACTGATAAAATATCAATGCAAGAAATTTCATCCCTTCCATGTCCCCGGTCATAAAGGGGGAAGAGGACTTCTTCCCCAATGGCAGGCGTATTTGGGACAAGGGGTTTTTTCTTTAGACCTGACAGAGATTGAGGGTTTGGATGATCTGCACCATCCTACAGGCCCTATAGAATCGGCGCAAAATTTAGCGGCTTCTTTGATGGGTGCCCAAAAAGCATATTTTTTGGTAAACGGGGTGACCGCGGGAATTCATGCAGCCATTATGGCCTTGTGCCGGCCGGGAGATACGATTATAATTCCGCGTCATGCTCATCGGAGTGTGTATGAAGGGGTGATGCTGGCGGGAGCTAAGCCGGTCTATCTTCAGCCTGAGATGGATGAAAATTGGGGTATGCCTTTGGGAGTGACACCGGAACAAGCAGCAGAAGCGATCAGGACTTATCCTCAGGGGAAAGCTTTGGTGATGGTGCACCCTACTTACCAGGGGTTGATATCAGATATAAATGGAATTGGTAGTATTGCCAAGGAGGCAGGTATTCCTTTAATTGCAGATGAAGCTCATGGGGCTCATTTCAAATTCTCTCCCTCTTTTCCCCCCGCAGCTTTGGAATGCGGAGCAGCAATTGCGGTGCAAGGATGGCATAAAACCATGGGCTCCTTCACCCAATCCGGTCTATTGTTGCTTCAGGATCAGAATCTCCCTCTGAAAAATTATTTGTCACTGCTCCAATCCACCAGCCCCTCTTATCTATTAATGGCTTCCCTTGATGCTCAACGGAAGCAGTGGGCGGAAAAGGGATCCCAGATGGCTGAGCAAATCTTAGACCTTTCCCGGTGGTTTCGCCGCAAAGTGGCACAGCTTAAAGGGATGGAATGCTTAGATGAGGAATCTTTGAATACATCCTGCTGTACAAGCTTTGACTCCAGTAAAATCCTGTTAAACAGCGCGGATTTAGGTTTAAACGGATATCAACTGGCAGAGGAATTAAGGAATACCTACCGTATTCAACCGGAAATGGCTTCTTTAAAGGGAGTACTTTTAATCGTGACTATAGGAGATGGCAAAGAAGAGATTGAGTATTTATGGGGAGCTTTACAAGACTTAGCAGCCCGTTTTCCCATAAGAAAGAGGAAAAGGACTTCTTCAAATTTCAGGTATCAAATGGGGAAAATGGTCCTTTTGCCGGGAGAGGCAATGCATGCCCCTAAAATGAGAATTCCCTTGTGGGAGGCGGCAGGCTATATCTCCGGTGAGTTCATTTGTCCTTATCCGCCGGGCATTCCGCTGGTAGTACCAGGGGAAATCATCACCCGAGAGGTTTTGGATCAGATAGATCAAATTAAGAGCTGGGGCGGCCATATTCAGGGGCCGGGGGATGCGTCGGGAAAAATCTTGGCGGTGTTGAAAGAATAG
- a CDS encoding DUF6147 family protein has protein sequence MFKKTIALGISVCVFMLLYTSNVIAAQPRTVPPPHHDFVENSIDLRSLRLLGLGDCLVIQNGSAASVVVNGITTALFSVDELSVRPYLQRWTGSSWVDVTSRTFKQNNTSQVEGMYSYSVSRGYYYRVKCHHSASDNGIDESIYSYSNNILIE, from the coding sequence ATGTTCAAAAAAACAATTGCTTTAGGAATTTCTGTATGTGTCTTTATGTTACTTTACACGAGCAATGTAATAGCTGCACAACCAAGAACAGTTCCCCCTCCACATCATGATTTTGTAGAAAATTCAATAGATTTAAGGTCACTGAGATTATTAGGTCTTGGAGATTGTTTAGTGATACAGAATGGTTCTGCAGCCAGTGTTGTTGTGAATGGAATTACTACCGCGTTGTTTTCAGTAGATGAATTATCAGTTAGACCATATTTGCAAAGATGGACCGGGTCCTCCTGGGTTGATGTTACATCAAGAACCTTTAAGCAAAATAATACAAGCCAAGTGGAAGGAATGTATTCTTATTCAGTTTCACGAGGATACTATTATAGAGTTAAATGTCACCATTCTGCCTCTGATAACGGCATCGACGAATCAATCTATTCATACTCAAATAATATTTTAATTGAATAA
- a CDS encoding RNA polymerase sigma factor, translated as MINKKYTISTDLQKYIYETYFNQVFKIALSITQDISLSEEICQETFITCFQKYYQFKDPLKMGPWLSTITLNIARSMLKKKSKIIPMALEEIAEKNNVEYNTPESIYQTYELQEELLYVVGKLSIELQEVVILKYYHDLEITEIAEMIGVPDGTVKSRLFRARKKLKEIIDKSETLLSLKLREG; from the coding sequence TTGATTAATAAGAAATATACGATTTCGACTGACTTACAGAAATACATATATGAAACTTATTTTAATCAGGTTTTTAAAATCGCATTATCTATTACTCAGGATATTTCATTAAGTGAGGAAATATGCCAAGAGACATTTATAACTTGTTTTCAAAAGTATTACCAGTTTAAGGATCCTCTAAAAATGGGTCCTTGGTTATCGACAATAACATTAAATATAGCTAGATCCATGTTAAAGAAAAAAAGCAAAATCATCCCGATGGCATTAGAAGAAATTGCTGAAAAAAATAATGTAGAATATAATACACCCGAAAGCATATATCAAACTTATGAATTACAAGAAGAATTATTATATGTAGTTGGGAAATTATCCATTGAGTTGCAAGAAGTAGTGATTTTAAAATATTACCATGATCTTGAAATAACAGAAATTGCTGAAATGATTGGGGTACCCGACGGCACCGTCAAATCCCGATTATTCCGTGCCCGAAAAAAATTAAAAGAAATAATTGATAAGAGTGAAACTTTATTAAGTTTAAAATTGAGGGAGGGATGA
- a CDS encoding DUF4367 domain-containing protein — translation MNKDIRNDIEIDNFIQDNLKVAINNQRVPDEAKDRIMQEIGIECKTIRHVFVKRFTACAAAALLIFFLASILSPNIGAALNIRLFTRVETFLENTIFNISEVYRQDTTITNNKMNPPPINKETEIQKTLEDAKRKLPFKPFMPGWLPEGVTLKDVEVIGEEDIVKIILKYSDKQLMISEMGLCDNVSLGVSFDIEDTVVENTMVRGIEGTIIKLKNDMVILKWADQGVFYSIEGYLTPDEIKKIANNLQN, via the coding sequence ATGAATAAGGACATTAGAAATGATATAGAAATAGATAATTTTATCCAAGATAATTTAAAAGTAGCGATTAATAATCAACGGGTACCGGATGAAGCCAAAGATAGAATAATGCAGGAAATAGGTATAGAGTGCAAGACTATCCGACACGTTTTCGTGAAACGGTTTACGGCGTGTGCTGCTGCAGCTTTATTAATTTTTTTTCTGGCTTCAATATTATCCCCTAATATTGGAGCTGCTTTAAATATACGGTTATTTACAAGGGTGGAAACTTTTTTGGAAAATACAATATTTAATATTTCTGAGGTATATCGCCAAGATACAACTATTACGAATAACAAGATGAATCCGCCTCCAATAAATAAGGAGACAGAAATTCAAAAAACATTAGAAGATGCTAAAAGAAAACTGCCATTTAAGCCCTTTATGCCAGGATGGCTCCCGGAAGGAGTTACCCTAAAAGATGTTGAGGTTATTGGTGAAGAAGATATTGTAAAGATTATTTTAAAATATTCTGATAAACAGCTAATGATATCTGAAATGGGCTTATGTGATAATGTCTCTTTGGGAGTAAGTTTTGATATAGAGGATACTGTTGTTGAAAATACAATGGTTAGGGGGATAGAGGGCACTATTATAAAGCTTAAAAATGATATGGTAATACTAAAATGGGCTGATCAAGGGGTATTTTATAGTATAGAAGGTTACTTAACACCCGATGAAATAAAAAAAATTGCAAATAATCTTCAAAATTAG
- a CDS encoding sigma factor G inhibitor Gin, whose protein sequence is MMKIRCLVCSEIVPLHARGMIIQGNFICPYCEEMIATLNPEDIYYPYVQNCLKKIWIGRAEIRS, encoded by the coding sequence ATGATGAAAATAAGGTGTTTAGTTTGCAGCGAGATCGTGCCTCTGCATGCGAGAGGTATGATTATCCAGGGGAACTTTATTTGCCCATATTGTGAGGAGATGATTGCCACACTAAATCCGGAGGATATTTATTATCCTTATGTACAGAATTGTTTAAAAAAAATATGGATTGGAAGGGCAGAAATACGCAGTTAG
- the rsmI gene encoding 16S rRNA (cytidine(1402)-2'-O)-methyltransferase, which translates to MEQGILYLVGTPIGNLEDISLRALRTLKEVDLIAAEDTRHTRKLLSFYDIHTPLTSYFEHNKMVKGDYLISLLLQGKSLALVSDAGMPGISDPGEEIVRDAISRGVTVCPIPGPSASLSLLVVSGLPTAQFVFEGFLPRGKRERQVRLARLKEETRTMIFYESPYRIIDTLETLKDYLGDDRQGAVGRELTKKFEEVIRGSLGEIIGHFKEHSPKGEFTLILAGGEEKVPEKPERAEIKEELNRLLEEGMTKKEGIKVLAQKYKIPKNEVYTISLEES; encoded by the coding sequence ATGGAACAAGGAATCTTGTACTTGGTGGGGACACCCATCGGCAATTTGGAGGACATTTCCTTAAGGGCCTTAAGAACCTTGAAAGAAGTAGACTTGATTGCGGCGGAAGATACTCGCCATACAAGAAAGCTGCTTAGTTTCTATGATATTCACACCCCTTTAACCAGTTATTTTGAACATAACAAAATGGTCAAAGGGGATTATCTGATTTCATTGTTATTACAAGGGAAATCTCTTGCCCTTGTTTCCGATGCGGGAATGCCGGGGATCTCCGATCCCGGTGAAGAAATTGTCCGGGATGCCATCTCCCGGGGGGTCACAGTATGCCCGATCCCGGGGCCCAGCGCTTCCTTATCCCTTTTAGTCGTTTCAGGACTCCCTACCGCTCAATTTGTCTTTGAAGGCTTTTTGCCCCGAGGTAAGCGGGAAAGGCAGGTACGGTTGGCCAGATTGAAGGAAGAAACCCGTACTATGATTTTTTATGAATCTCCTTATCGTATTATCGATACCTTAGAGACGCTAAAGGATTACCTGGGAGATGATCGTCAAGGGGCAGTGGGACGGGAACTTACCAAAAAATTTGAAGAGGTGATCCGGGGATCTTTAGGGGAAATCATCGGACACTTTAAAGAGCATTCCCCCAAGGGGGAATTTACTTTAATCCTGGCAGGAGGCGAGGAAAAAGTGCCCGAAAAGCCGGAAAGAGCAGAAATTAAGGAAGAATTAAACCGTTTGCTTGAAGAGGGCATGACAAAAAAAGAGGGGATTAAAGTACTGGCTCAAAAATACAAAATCCCCAAGAATGAGGTTTATACCATCAGTTTGGAGGAATCATAA
- a CDS encoding dTMP kinase, which produces MKGKLIIIESGADSSGKATQTQLLFQRLEQESYPVKKVEFPNYQSPSSALVKMYLNGDFGKNPGDVDPYISSTFYTVDRYASYKTIWEDFYTQGGIILADRYATSNMVHQGAKLEGKDKDRYLEWLWNFEFNIYKLPVPDGVIFLDMPTEFSNRLMEERKNKYTGGVKQDIHERNKLYLKSSYENSLYVAAKYGWKQVSCIQGNQLRSIPEIHEDVYREVKDIING; this is translated from the coding sequence ATGAAAGGTAAATTAATTATTATTGAGAGCGGTGCGGATAGCAGCGGGAAAGCGACTCAAACCCAATTGTTATTTCAAAGATTGGAGCAAGAGTCTTATCCGGTAAAAAAGGTAGAGTTCCCCAACTATCAAAGCCCTTCTTCTGCTTTAGTAAAAATGTATTTAAACGGTGATTTTGGCAAAAATCCTGGGGATGTGGATCCCTATATATCTTCTACCTTCTATACCGTGGATCGCTATGCTTCCTATAAAACAATCTGGGAGGATTTTTATACCCAGGGAGGCATTATCTTAGCGGATCGTTATGCCACCTCCAATATGGTGCACCAGGGGGCGAAGCTGGAAGGTAAAGACAAGGACCGCTATCTGGAATGGTTATGGAATTTTGAATTTAACATCTATAAGCTGCCGGTTCCGGATGGAGTGATCTTTCTGGATATGCCGACGGAATTTAGTAATCGCTTGATGGAAGAAAGAAAAAATAAATACACCGGCGGGGTAAAACAGGATATTCATGAGAGAAATAAATTATATCTGAAAAGCTCCTATGAGAATTCCCTTTATGTAGCGGCCAAATACGGTTGGAAGCAGGTTTCCTGTATACAGGGAAATCAATTGCGTTCCATTCCGGAGATTCACGAGGATGTTTATCGAGAGGTCAAAGATATTATTAATGGTTAG
- a CDS encoding ATP-binding protein → MLPQLQQAVKSNLMVHAYLFLGPRKITLANAVDLAKAVNCLSPIEGRACGVCLSCRKIEHDNHPDVTIIEPLGTSFKIEQGRELHKLISYQNYEGKYKVLILTGGDLMTHSAANSMLKMLEEPPEGTIFILLAENGDEILPTVLSRCQVIKFGEEVLEDPSVEGEKQDEYVNQVVTLVQSLPQMDYAQLLKISETWEKNKEYVPRLLEGLVTWFRDIGVAKLIEEKGMVHHKDYWDLLLTSPLSPDQAFRAAQEVAQSQQLLRQNVNFRLAIDVLLLRIQVYFQSEAEE, encoded by the coding sequence ATGCTCCCTCAATTACAGCAAGCCGTTAAATCAAATCTAATGGTTCATGCTTATCTGTTTTTGGGACCACGAAAGATAACCCTGGCAAACGCTGTCGATCTGGCCAAGGCAGTCAATTGCCTCTCCCCTATTGAAGGGAGGGCATGCGGGGTCTGCCTAAGCTGCCGCAAGATTGAACATGACAATCATCCTGATGTCACGATCATAGAGCCCTTAGGAACCAGCTTTAAAATAGAGCAGGGACGGGAATTGCATAAATTAATCAGTTATCAGAATTACGAAGGGAAATATAAGGTGCTGATCTTGACCGGTGGTGATCTGATGACTCATTCTGCAGCGAACAGTATGTTAAAGATGTTGGAAGAACCCCCGGAAGGAACAATTTTTATTCTTCTGGCGGAAAACGGAGATGAGATTTTACCAACTGTACTTTCCCGCTGCCAGGTGATAAAATTTGGGGAAGAAGTCCTGGAGGATCCTTCGGTAGAAGGGGAAAAGCAGGATGAATATGTGAATCAAGTGGTTACCCTGGTTCAAAGTCTTCCACAAATGGATTATGCTCAGCTGCTGAAAATATCTGAGACGTGGGAAAAAAATAAAGAATATGTCCCGAGATTATTGGAGGGTTTGGTAACCTGGTTTCGGGATATTGGAGTGGCCAAGCTCATCGAGGAAAAGGGTATGGTGCACCATAAAGATTATTGGGATCTGTTGCTAACCAGCCCATTATCACCGGATCAGGCTTTCCGGGCGGCGCAAGAGGTGGCACAAAGTCAGCAGCTCCTAAGACAAAACGTCAACTTTAGATTGGCGATCGATGTGTTATTATTAAGAATACAAGTTTATTTTCAGTCAGAAGCGGAGGAATAA
- a CDS encoding PSP1 domain-containing protein produces the protein MEKVVGVRFKKAGKIYYFSPEELDLTVGDGVVVETARGIEYGLVVVAPKMVPEEEVVSPLKSVLRKATEEDTCVYQENKEKEKEAFKLCQQKIQEHELPMKLVDVEYTFDVSKIIFYFTAEGRVDFRNLVKDLAAVFRTRIELRQIGVRDEAKMLGGLASCGRILCCHSILGDFQPVSIRMAKQQHLSLNPTKISGICGRLMCCLKYESDDYENRECGRKKSGAPVAEDGEFETHEE, from the coding sequence ATGGAAAAGGTTGTTGGAGTACGGTTTAAAAAAGCCGGAAAAATATATTATTTCAGTCCCGAAGAGTTGGATTTAACCGTCGGAGACGGGGTGGTAGTTGAAACAGCCCGGGGTATAGAGTATGGTCTCGTGGTGGTGGCACCCAAAATGGTACCGGAAGAAGAAGTGGTTTCTCCATTAAAAAGCGTTTTAAGAAAGGCAACTGAGGAGGACACCTGTGTCTATCAGGAAAATAAAGAAAAGGAAAAGGAAGCTTTTAAACTGTGTCAGCAGAAGATACAAGAACATGAACTGCCTATGAAGCTGGTAGATGTGGAATATACCTTTGATGTCAGTAAAATTATCTTCTATTTTACTGCTGAGGGCAGGGTGGATTTTCGCAATTTGGTGAAGGATTTGGCGGCAGTTTTTCGAACACGCATTGAGTTAAGGCAAATTGGGGTGCGGGATGAGGCGAAAATGTTGGGCGGTTTGGCGTCCTGCGGCCGCATTCTCTGCTGTCATTCCATATTGGGGGATTTTCAGCCTGTATCTATTCGTATGGCCAAGCAACAGCATTTATCATTGAATCCTACGAAAATTTCCGGCATTTGCGGAAGATTAATGTGCTGTTTGAAATATGAAAGCGATGATTATGAAAATAGAGAATGCGGACGGAAGAAATCCGGGGCCCCGGTGGCAGAAGATGGTGAATTTGAAACACATGAGGAGTGA
- a CDS encoding tRNA1(Val) (adenine(37)-N6)-methyltransferase, translating into MGVVSQSEERIDDLLWRNLKIIQNPNWFCFSLDAVLLADFLLLRPGDRVVDLGTGTGVIPLLLAARLRNASIIGLELKEEVAHMAERSVSLNNLNQQITIKVGDIKEASAQLGKGSFDLVVSNPPYAPMGTGKISLSPVKAAARTEVYCSLKDVIREGAALLNSEGRFALVHRPARLGEIISLMRDYRLEPKRMRFVHPMLGREPNILMIEGIKNGKRDVHILPPLFIYQKTGVYSEEMAAIFQGKILKEEW; encoded by the coding sequence GTGGGTGTGGTGAGTCAGTCTGAGGAGCGCATAGATGACTTGTTGTGGCGCAATTTAAAAATAATTCAAAATCCCAATTGGTTTTGTTTTTCTTTGGATGCCGTCCTTTTAGCGGATTTCCTGCTTTTGAGACCGGGGGATCGGGTGGTAGATTTAGGGACCGGCACAGGAGTGATTCCATTGTTGTTAGCTGCCCGACTGCGTAATGCCAGCATTATCGGTCTGGAGCTGAAAGAGGAAGTAGCGCACATGGCCGAAAGGAGTGTGTCATTAAACAATCTTAACCAACAGATTACTATTAAAGTTGGCGACATTAAAGAGGCTTCAGCTCAATTGGGGAAAGGTTCATTTGACTTGGTGGTGAGCAATCCCCCTTATGCCCCTATGGGAACTGGAAAAATCAGTCTGTCCCCTGTTAAGGCGGCAGCCCGCACGGAGGTTTATTGTTCTCTGAAGGATGTGATCCGAGAAGGAGCCGCCCTTCTTAACTCTGAAGGTCGCTTTGCTCTGGTGCATCGACCTGCCAGGTTGGGGGAAATTATATCCCTGATGCGGGACTATCGTTTGGAGCCTAAACGCATGAGGTTCGTACACCCTATGCTGGGCAGAGAACCCAATATTTTAATGATTGAAGGCATTAAAAACGGAAAAAGAGATGTACATATTTTGCCGCCTCTTTTTATCTATCAAAAAACAGGTGTTTATTCAGAGGAAATGGCAGCAATTTTTCAAGGAAAAATATTAAAGGAAGAATGGTAA